In a genomic window of Sarcophilus harrisii chromosome 4, mSarHar1.11, whole genome shotgun sequence:
- the HGS gene encoding hepatocyte growth factor-regulated tyrosine kinase substrate isoform X1: MGRGSGTFERLLDKATSQLLLETDWESILQICDMIRQGDTQAKYAVSSIKKKVNDKNPHVALYALEVMESVVKNCGQTVHDEVANKQTMEELKELLKRQVEVNVRNKILYLIQAWAHAFRNEPKYKVVQDTYQIMKVEGHVFPEFKESDAMFAAERAPDWVDAEECHRCRVQFGVMTRKHHCRACGQIFCGKCSSKCSTIPKFGIEKEVRVCEPCYELLNKKAEGKSSSTTELPPEYLTSPLSQQSQLPPKRDETALQEEEELQLAIALSQSEAEEKERMRQKTTYTMYPKAEPTPVTSSAPPASTLYSSPVNSSAPLAEDIDPELARYLNRNYWEKKQEEVQKSPTPSAPAPLTDSAPQPTEGHATPVTMLETPLPETDSQPITPSGGPFNEQQYQNGESEENHEQFLKALQNAVTTFVNRMKSNHMRGRSITNDSAVLSLFQSINNMHPQLLELLNQLDERRLYYEGLQDKLAQIRDARGALNALREEHREKLRRAAEEAERQRQIQLAQKLEIMRQKKQEYLEMQRQLAIQRLQEQEKERQMRLEQQKQTIQMRAQMPAFSLPYAQLQAMPSAGGVIYQPSGPTNFPGTFSPAGSVEGSPMHTVYMNQPAQAGSGPYPSMPVAGTDPNIVSAYMYQAGAGGGQATQQGQPVPTTNPAYSSYQPTPTQGYQNVASQAPQSLPPISQPPQSSTMGYMGNQSVSMGYQPYSMQNLMTALPGQDPAMPPQQPYLSGQQPMYQQLAPPGGPLQQPPPPVPQQPGPSQGQPAPGSGEAQLISFD, translated from the exons ATGGGGAGAGGTAGCGGCACCTTCGAGCGTCTCCTAG ACAAAGCTACCAGTCAGCTCTTGCTAGAGACAGATTGGGAGTCTATCCTTCAGATCTGTGACATGATCCGTCAGGGGGATACTCA AGCAAAATATGCAGTAAGTTCCATCAAGAAAAAAGTCAATGATAAGAATCCACATGTGGCCCTCTATGCTCTAGag GTTATGGAATCTGTTGTCAAAAACTGTGGTCAGACGGTTCATGATGAGGTAGCCAATAAACAGAcaatggaagagctcaaagagCTGCTCAAG AGACAAGTGGAAGTAAATGTTCGTAATAAAATCCTTTACCTGATCCAAGCTTGGGCTCATGCCTTCCGAAATGAGCCCAAGTATAAGGTGGTGCAGGACACTTACCAGATTATGAAGGTAGAAG GTCACGTTTTCCCAGAATTTAAGGAGAGTGATGCCATGTTTGCTGCAGAAAGG gCTCCTGATTGGGTTGATGCTGAAGAATGTCACAGGTGCAGAGTGCAATTTGGAGTGATGACACGTAAA CATCACTGCCGGGCATGTGGGCAAATCTTTTGTGGGAAATGTTCCTCTAAGTGCTCCACCATTCCCAAGTTTGGCATTGAGAAGGAAGTACGTGTGTGTGAGCCCTGCTATGAACTGCTGAACAA GAAGGCTGAAGGTAAATCTAGCTCCACGACAGAACTGCCTCCAGAGTACCTGACCAGTCCCTTATCCCAGCAGTCTCAG TTGCCTCCCAAGAGGGACGAGACAGCTCTGCAAGAGGAAGAAGAGCTTCAACTGGCCATTGCCCTGTCACAGTCAGAggcagaggaaaaggagagaatg aGGCAAAAAACAACGTATACCATGTATCCAAAGGCAGAACCCACACCTGTGACTTCATCTGCCCCCCCTGCTAGCACCCTGTACTCTTCTCCCGTG aaTTCATCCGCCCCCTTGGCAGAGGATATTGACCCTGAG CTTGCTCGGTACCTCAACCGGAACTACTGGGAGAAGAAGCaggaggaagttcagaagagCCCTACACCATCTGCTCCGGCTCCTCTGACAGACTCTGCTCCCCAGCCCACAGAGGGACATGCCACCCCTGTAACCATGCTAGAG ACTCCCCTCCCGGAAACAGACTCTCAGCCCATAACTCCCTCCGGTGGCCCCTTTAATGAG CAGCAGTATCAGAATGGGGAGTCTGAAGAGAACCATGAGCAATTCCTGAAGGCCCTACAGAATGCTGTCACCACCTTTGTCAACCGCATGAAGAGCAACCATATGAGGGGACGGAGCATCACCAATGACTCAGCTGTGCTGTCCCTCTTCCAGTCTATTAATAACATGCATCCTCAGTTGCTGGAGCTGCTCAACCAGCTAGATGAGCGAAGGT TATATTATGAAGGACTCCAAGATAAGCTTGCCCAGATCCGAGATGCCCGGGGAGCACTCAATGCCCTCCGAGAGGAGCACAGGGAGAAACTGCGCCGAGCAGCTGAAGAAGCAGAACGTCAGCGCCAAATCCAGCTGGCCCAGAAACTGGAAATCATGAGGCAGAAGAAGCAG GAATACCTGGAGATGCAGAGGCAGTTGGCCATTCAGCGCCTACAGGAACAGGAAAAGGAGCGGCAGATGCGCCTAGAACAGCAGAAGCAGACAATTCAGATGCGAGCACAAATGCCTGCTTTCTCCTTGCCTTATGCCCAA CTACAGGCCATGCCGTCAGCAGGTGGGGTAATATACCAGCCTTCTGGCCCTACAAATTTCCCTGGTACCTTTAGCCCAGCAGGTTCAGTGGAGGGCTCCCCTATGCACACAGTATATATGAATCAGCCAGCACAGGCAGGCAGTGGACCCTACCCTAGCATGCCAGTGGCTGGAACAG ATCCTAACATAGTGAGCGCCTACATGTATCAAGCAGGGGCAGGTGGTGGGCAGGCAACTCAGCAGGGGCAGCCTGTGCCCACCACAAATCCAGCTTATTCTTCCTACCAACCAACCCCCACACAAGGCTATCAG AATGTCGCCTCTCAGGCCCCACAGAGCCTCCCACCCATTTCTCAGCCTCCACAGTCCAGTACAATGGGCTATATGGGGAACCAGTCTGTCTCCATGGGATATCAGCCATATAGCATGCAG AATCTTATGACTGCCCTTCCTGGCCAAGATCCAGCAATGCCACCCCAGCAACCCTACCTCTCGGGACAGCAGCCTATGTACCAGCAG TTGGCACCTCCAGGAGGCCCGTTGCAGCAGCCACCGCCACCGGTGCCTCAGCAGCCCGGCCCGTCACAGGGTCAGCCGGCTCCAGGAAGTGGAGAGGCACAGCTCATCTCCTTTGACTGA
- the HGS gene encoding hepatocyte growth factor-regulated tyrosine kinase substrate isoform X2, with protein MGRGSGTFERLLDKATSQLLLETDWESILQICDMIRQGDTQAKYAVSSIKKKVNDKNPHVALYALEVMESVVKNCGQTVHDEVANKQTMEELKELLKRQVEVNVRNKILYLIQAWAHAFRNEPKYKVVQDTYQIMKVEGHVFPEFKESDAMFAAERAPDWVDAEECHRCRVQFGVMTRKHHCRACGQIFCGKCSSKCSTIPKFGIEKEVRVCEPCYELLNKKAEGKSSSTTELPPEYLTSPLSQQSQLPPKRDETALQEEEELQLAIALSQSEAEEKERMRQKTTYTMYPKAEPTPVTSSAPPASTLYSSPVNSSAPLAEDIDPELARYLNRNYWEKKQEEVQKSPTPSAPAPLTDSAPQPTEGHATPVTMLETPLPETDSQPITPSGGPFNEQYQNGESEENHEQFLKALQNAVTTFVNRMKSNHMRGRSITNDSAVLSLFQSINNMHPQLLELLNQLDERRLYYEGLQDKLAQIRDARGALNALREEHREKLRRAAEEAERQRQIQLAQKLEIMRQKKQEYLEMQRQLAIQRLQEQEKERQMRLEQQKQTIQMRAQMPAFSLPYAQLQAMPSAGGVIYQPSGPTNFPGTFSPAGSVEGSPMHTVYMNQPAQAGSGPYPSMPVAGTDPNIVSAYMYQAGAGGGQATQQGQPVPTTNPAYSSYQPTPTQGYQNVASQAPQSLPPISQPPQSSTMGYMGNQSVSMGYQPYSMQNLMTALPGQDPAMPPQQPYLSGQQPMYQQLAPPGGPLQQPPPPVPQQPGPSQGQPAPGSGEAQLISFD; from the exons ATGGGGAGAGGTAGCGGCACCTTCGAGCGTCTCCTAG ACAAAGCTACCAGTCAGCTCTTGCTAGAGACAGATTGGGAGTCTATCCTTCAGATCTGTGACATGATCCGTCAGGGGGATACTCA AGCAAAATATGCAGTAAGTTCCATCAAGAAAAAAGTCAATGATAAGAATCCACATGTGGCCCTCTATGCTCTAGag GTTATGGAATCTGTTGTCAAAAACTGTGGTCAGACGGTTCATGATGAGGTAGCCAATAAACAGAcaatggaagagctcaaagagCTGCTCAAG AGACAAGTGGAAGTAAATGTTCGTAATAAAATCCTTTACCTGATCCAAGCTTGGGCTCATGCCTTCCGAAATGAGCCCAAGTATAAGGTGGTGCAGGACACTTACCAGATTATGAAGGTAGAAG GTCACGTTTTCCCAGAATTTAAGGAGAGTGATGCCATGTTTGCTGCAGAAAGG gCTCCTGATTGGGTTGATGCTGAAGAATGTCACAGGTGCAGAGTGCAATTTGGAGTGATGACACGTAAA CATCACTGCCGGGCATGTGGGCAAATCTTTTGTGGGAAATGTTCCTCTAAGTGCTCCACCATTCCCAAGTTTGGCATTGAGAAGGAAGTACGTGTGTGTGAGCCCTGCTATGAACTGCTGAACAA GAAGGCTGAAGGTAAATCTAGCTCCACGACAGAACTGCCTCCAGAGTACCTGACCAGTCCCTTATCCCAGCAGTCTCAG TTGCCTCCCAAGAGGGACGAGACAGCTCTGCAAGAGGAAGAAGAGCTTCAACTGGCCATTGCCCTGTCACAGTCAGAggcagaggaaaaggagagaatg aGGCAAAAAACAACGTATACCATGTATCCAAAGGCAGAACCCACACCTGTGACTTCATCTGCCCCCCCTGCTAGCACCCTGTACTCTTCTCCCGTG aaTTCATCCGCCCCCTTGGCAGAGGATATTGACCCTGAG CTTGCTCGGTACCTCAACCGGAACTACTGGGAGAAGAAGCaggaggaagttcagaagagCCCTACACCATCTGCTCCGGCTCCTCTGACAGACTCTGCTCCCCAGCCCACAGAGGGACATGCCACCCCTGTAACCATGCTAGAG ACTCCCCTCCCGGAAACAGACTCTCAGCCCATAACTCCCTCCGGTGGCCCCTTTAATGAG CAGTATCAGAATGGGGAGTCTGAAGAGAACCATGAGCAATTCCTGAAGGCCCTACAGAATGCTGTCACCACCTTTGTCAACCGCATGAAGAGCAACCATATGAGGGGACGGAGCATCACCAATGACTCAGCTGTGCTGTCCCTCTTCCAGTCTATTAATAACATGCATCCTCAGTTGCTGGAGCTGCTCAACCAGCTAGATGAGCGAAGGT TATATTATGAAGGACTCCAAGATAAGCTTGCCCAGATCCGAGATGCCCGGGGAGCACTCAATGCCCTCCGAGAGGAGCACAGGGAGAAACTGCGCCGAGCAGCTGAAGAAGCAGAACGTCAGCGCCAAATCCAGCTGGCCCAGAAACTGGAAATCATGAGGCAGAAGAAGCAG GAATACCTGGAGATGCAGAGGCAGTTGGCCATTCAGCGCCTACAGGAACAGGAAAAGGAGCGGCAGATGCGCCTAGAACAGCAGAAGCAGACAATTCAGATGCGAGCACAAATGCCTGCTTTCTCCTTGCCTTATGCCCAA CTACAGGCCATGCCGTCAGCAGGTGGGGTAATATACCAGCCTTCTGGCCCTACAAATTTCCCTGGTACCTTTAGCCCAGCAGGTTCAGTGGAGGGCTCCCCTATGCACACAGTATATATGAATCAGCCAGCACAGGCAGGCAGTGGACCCTACCCTAGCATGCCAGTGGCTGGAACAG ATCCTAACATAGTGAGCGCCTACATGTATCAAGCAGGGGCAGGTGGTGGGCAGGCAACTCAGCAGGGGCAGCCTGTGCCCACCACAAATCCAGCTTATTCTTCCTACCAACCAACCCCCACACAAGGCTATCAG AATGTCGCCTCTCAGGCCCCACAGAGCCTCCCACCCATTTCTCAGCCTCCACAGTCCAGTACAATGGGCTATATGGGGAACCAGTCTGTCTCCATGGGATATCAGCCATATAGCATGCAG AATCTTATGACTGCCCTTCCTGGCCAAGATCCAGCAATGCCACCCCAGCAACCCTACCTCTCGGGACAGCAGCCTATGTACCAGCAG TTGGCACCTCCAGGAGGCCCGTTGCAGCAGCCACCGCCACCGGTGCCTCAGCAGCCCGGCCCGTCACAGGGTCAGCCGGCTCCAGGAAGTGGAGAGGCACAGCTCATCTCCTTTGACTGA
- the ARL16 gene encoding ADP-ribosylation factor-like protein 16 isoform X2 translates to MTQKKMTIRELGGCMGPIWSSYYGDCRCVLFMIDASDPTQLSLSCVQLLGLLSAEQLVDASVLILFNKIDMPCYMTLEEMKSLIRLPDIIACAKQCITTAEISARDGTGLAGVLRWLQDTHKANS, encoded by the exons ATGACCCAGAAAAAAATGACTATCAGGGAGCTAGGGGGATGCATGGGTCCCATCTGGTCCAGTTATTATGGAGATTGCCGCTGTGTCCTG TTCATGATTGATGCTTCTGACCCCACCCAACTATCCTTATCCTGTGTCCAGCTCCTGGGTCTCCTTTCTGCAGAACAGCTAGTCGATGCATCTGTCCTGATCCTCTTCAATAAGAT TGATATGCCCTGTTACATGACGTTGGAGGAGATGAAATCCTTAATCAGACTCCCAGATATCATTGCTTGTGCCAAGCAATGCATCACTACAGCAGAAATCAGTGCCCGGGATGGCACTGGTTTGGCAGGTGTCCTTCGCTGGCTCCAAGACACCCACAAAGCCAACAGCTGA
- the ARL16 gene encoding ADP-ribosylation factor-like protein 16 isoform X1 has product MCLLLGATGVGKTLLVKRLQKLSSREGKSDLGDPPPTQPTVGTDLTDIMTQKKMTIRELGGCMGPIWSSYYGDCRCVLFMIDASDPTQLSLSCVQLLGLLSAEQLVDASVLILFNKIDMPCYMTLEEMKSLIRLPDIIACAKQCITTAEISARDGTGLAGVLRWLQDTHKANS; this is encoded by the exons ATGTGTCTCCTTTTGGGTGCCactggagtcgggaagactctGCTGGTGAAGCGGCTACAGA AGCTGAGCTCCCGCGAGGGAAAAAGTGACCTTGGTGACCCACCCCCTACCCAGCCCACG gTGGGTACTGATCTCACTGACATCATGACCCAGAAAAAAATGACTATCAGGGAGCTAGGGGGATGCATGGGTCCCATCTGGTCCAGTTATTATGGAGATTGCCGCTGTGTCCTG TTCATGATTGATGCTTCTGACCCCACCCAACTATCCTTATCCTGTGTCCAGCTCCTGGGTCTCCTTTCTGCAGAACAGCTAGTCGATGCATCTGTCCTGATCCTCTTCAATAAGAT TGATATGCCCTGTTACATGACGTTGGAGGAGATGAAATCCTTAATCAGACTCCCAGATATCATTGCTTGTGCCAAGCAATGCATCACTACAGCAGAAATCAGTGCCCGGGATGGCACTGGTTTGGCAGGTGTCCTTCGCTGGCTCCAAGACACCCACAAAGCCAACAGCTGA